The following proteins are co-located in the Halarcobacter sp. genome:
- a CDS encoding response regulator yields the protein MAKLLIVDDSTMLRDMLNYALNEGGYNDVTEAIDGVDGLEKAKSTTFDLIITDVNMPNMDGLTLIGELRKLPTYASRPILVLTTERSDEMKAKGKAAGATGWIVKPFVPEQLLKAVNIVLSR from the coding sequence ATGGCTAAGCTTTTAATCGTGGATGATTCAACAATGTTAAGAGATATGTTGAATTATGCATTAAACGAAGGTGGTTATAACGATGTAACTGAAGCTATTGATGGAGTTGATGGTTTAGAAAAGGCTAAGTCTACTACATTTGATTTAATTATAACAGATGTAAATATGCCAAATATGGATGGGCTAACTCTTATTGGAGAGTTGAGAAAATTACCAACATATGCGAGTAGACCTATTCTAGTATTAACTACTGAGAGAAGTGATGAGATGAAAGCAAAAGGTAAAGCTGCGGGTGCAACTGGTTGGATTGTAAAACCATTTGTTCCAGAACAATTATTAAAAGCAGTAAACATAGTATTAAGTAGATAA
- a CDS encoding polyribonucleotide nucleotidyltransferase: MSTVCEFELNGKQEIFEFGKVAKQANGSVLAKLGNAVVLATVVSEFDNPVEEDFTPLTVQYVEKTYAAAKLPGGFIKREAKPSDFETLTARVIDRSLRPLFPKGYVYPTTITVIVLSADENVDLQVLALNAASAALYSSDLPIKKSVSGVRIGRIEGEYVINPTTEQLEDSTLDLYIAGTKEELLMIEMKSISSEEMIEVDIEAFSKLHKTNEMTEDELVNAISIAQNALKESNETYEIGFESISKEIKDVELVEFTIDTKVIDYVREKYFEDIKFALQKLAKSERATELKDLAKKIFKDEFCTENEIEFATIYEAVSIVKRDVVRAMIVNDKVRADGRGLKDVRPITIDTNILPSTHSSCLFTRGETQALVVGTLAGSKDGQMYEVLTEKSTRTENFMVHYNFPGFSVGEAKPMFGVGRRELGHGNLAKKALESTIDKDFDETVRLVSEILESNGSSSMATVCGGSLALKAAGVPISNLVAGVAMGMVVEGDNYSVLTDIMGLEDHDGDMDFKVAGTTEGITALQMDIKLGGIELSVLKEALYQAKEGREHILGIMEEAAAEIVPSEALPLVEQFAIDPSKIMVVIGKAGSTIKEIIEKFSVSIDLDRDSGNVKVSGENKQNVLDACEHIKSISNNANSRRDNKKNIDFEKLYEIDEVLTGKVVRIADFGAFIELPKGGEGLLHISKISKERVKRVEDVLKVDDNIEVKVLKVKKDRIELASNGI; this comes from the coding sequence ATGTCAACGGTATGTGAATTTGAATTAAATGGAAAACAAGAGATATTTGAGTTTGGTAAAGTAGCCAAACAAGCTAATGGTTCTGTATTGGCAAAATTAGGAAATGCTGTTGTGTTAGCAACTGTAGTAAGTGAATTTGACAATCCTGTTGAAGAAGATTTTACACCTTTAACTGTTCAATATGTAGAAAAAACTTATGCTGCAGCAAAATTACCTGGTGGTTTTATTAAAAGAGAAGCAAAACCAAGTGATTTTGAAACTTTAACAGCAAGAGTTATAGATAGAAGTTTAAGACCATTATTTCCAAAAGGTTATGTGTATCCTACAACAATAACAGTTATTGTATTAAGTGCTGATGAAAATGTAGATTTACAAGTTTTAGCTTTAAATGCTGCAAGTGCTGCATTATATAGTTCTGATTTACCAATTAAAAAATCAGTATCTGGAGTTAGAATTGGTAGGATTGAAGGTGAATATGTTATTAATCCAACTACAGAGCAACTTGAAGACTCAACACTTGATTTATATATAGCAGGTACAAAAGAAGAATTATTAATGATTGAGATGAAATCAATCTCTAGTGAAGAGATGATTGAAGTAGATATTGAAGCTTTTAGTAAATTACATAAAACAAATGAGATGACAGAAGATGAACTTGTTAATGCAATCTCTATTGCACAAAATGCATTAAAGGAATCAAATGAAACTTATGAAATTGGATTTGAATCAATTTCAAAAGAGATTAAAGATGTAGAATTAGTAGAATTTACTATTGATACAAAAGTAATTGATTATGTAAGAGAAAAATATTTTGAAGATATTAAATTTGCTTTACAAAAATTAGCAAAAAGTGAAAGAGCTACAGAATTAAAAGATTTAGCCAAAAAAATATTTAAAGATGAATTTTGTACAGAAAATGAGATTGAGTTTGCTACTATCTACGAAGCTGTTTCTATAGTAAAAAGAGATGTAGTAAGAGCTATGATTGTAAATGATAAAGTTAGAGCTGATGGAAGAGGTTTAAAAGATGTTAGACCTATTACAATAGATACTAATATTTTACCTTCTACTCACTCATCTTGTTTATTTACTAGAGGTGAAACACAAGCTTTAGTTGTTGGTACATTAGCTGGTTCAAAAGATGGACAGATGTATGAGGTTTTAACTGAAAAATCTACAAGAACTGAAAACTTTATGGTTCATTATAATTTCCCTGGTTTTTCTGTTGGAGAAGCAAAACCTATGTTTGGTGTTGGAAGAAGAGAATTAGGACATGGAAATTTAGCTAAAAAAGCTTTAGAATCAACAATTGATAAAGATTTTGATGAAACAGTAAGATTAGTTTCAGAGATTTTAGAATCAAATGGTTCATCATCTATGGCAACAGTTTGTGGAGGTTCATTAGCTTTAAAAGCAGCTGGTGTTCCTATTTCTAATTTAGTAGCTGGTGTAGCTATGGGTATGGTTGTAGAAGGTGATAATTATTCTGTATTAACTGATATTATGGGATTAGAAGATCATGATGGTGATATGGATTTTAAAGTTGCAGGAACAACAGAGGGGATTACTGCTCTACAAATGGATATAAAATTAGGTGGAATTGAATTATCAGTTTTAAAAGAAGCTTTATATCAAGCAAAAGAGGGAAGAGAGCATATATTAGGAATTATGGAAGAAGCTGCGGCTGAAATTGTTCCAAGTGAGGCTTTACCATTGGTTGAGCAATTTGCTATTGATCCAAGTAAGATTATGGTTGTTATTGGAAAAGCTGGTTCAACTATTAAAGAAATTATTGAAAAATTCTCAGTTTCTATCGATTTAGATAGAGATAGTGGTAATGTAAAAGTTAGTGGGGAAAATAAGCAAAATGTATTAGATGCTTGTGAACATATTAAATCAATTTCAAATAATGCAAACTCAAGAAGAGACAATAAAAAGAATATAGATTTTGAAAAATTATATGAAATAGATGAAGTATTAACTGGGAAAGTTGTAAGAATTGCTGATTTTGGTGCTTTTATAGAGTTACCAAAAGGTGGGGAAGGTTTATTACATATCTCTAAAATTTCTAAAGAAAGAGTAAAAAGAGTTGAAGATGTTTTAAAGGTAGATGATAATATTGAAGTTAAAGTACTTAAAGTTAAAAAAGATCGTATAGAATTGGCTTCAAATGGGATTTAA
- a CDS encoding phosphoribosyltransferase family protein, whose translation MTPDKIYFKNREVAAYRLIDILPINKMKLEEWIVISTSYNGLPVAKIVASELNAKLDIMFSRKIYSPNNDECEIAIVTESEEVVIHEELVKAFDISLDFVFSKSRYIYDNELSNCVNKFRRGKKLEDLENKNVLLVDEGLNTSLTMMACIKTAIHLGAKSVSVAIPILPTASIQTIESIADDLYYVKNLDHFIAIDFYYDELDEVTYEEIKDYKG comes from the coding sequence ATGACACCTGATAAAATTTATTTTAAAAATAGAGAAGTTGCGGCATATAGGCTTATAGATATCTTGCCCATAAATAAAATGAAATTAGAAGAGTGGATAGTTATATCTACTTCCTATAATGGTTTGCCTGTAGCAAAAATTGTTGCAAGTGAATTAAATGCAAAACTTGATATTATGTTTTCAAGAAAAATATATTCACCAAATAATGATGAGTGTGAAATTGCAATTGTTACAGAGAGTGAAGAGGTTGTTATTCATGAAGAGTTAGTAAAAGCATTTGATATAAGTTTAGATTTTGTATTTTCAAAATCTAGATATATATATGACAATGAACTTTCAAATTGTGTAAATAAATTTAGAAGAGGTAAGAAACTAGAAGATTTAGAAAATAAAAATGTTCTTTTAGTTGATGAGGGGTTAAATACTAGTTTAACAATGATGGCTTGTATTAAAACTGCAATACATTTAGGTGCAAAGTCTGTTTCAGTAGCAATACCAATACTTCCAACAGCAAGTATTCAAACTATTGAATCTATTGCAGATGATTTATATTATGTAAAAAATTTAGATCATTTTATAGCAATAGATTTTTATTATGATGAATTAGATGAAGTAACTTATGAAGAAATTAAAGATTATAAAGGATAA
- a CDS encoding LPS-assembly protein LptD, whose product MLKKIIATIILTVSLHAQQEKFQILANNLVTKNDIVIATGNVVAFSPSYYITAKKAIYDKNKGTFELFDDVIVLKNNNVQTKSNYTFLDINTDDMYQKPSLYFEESNSIWISSKDSEKKNDTIFLEEATLSSCDCVDPDWSIRFSSADYDTKDKWINIYNPRIYLKEIPLVYSPYLGFSTDTRRRTGLLYPTFGYSKSEGGFYSQPIYVAPADNYDFEFIPDYRFKRGRGIFGYFRYADSINSMLKLSAGYFKEYEDYQKENALTNQSHYGVGLNYVRNNILAPNKLGYSDGLYVDINYLNDIEYDVLESNTEDDSVVQKVESKINYIYNTPSYFLGSYFRYYIDTSKTSNGNTLQELPKLQAHTYTRPLFLDKLLVSTDLKYTNHKRNEEINAEQYELSVPLSYSYSLFDDYLKLILKQEFNFNKFIYSNGKTDYEDGIYSESKTTVSLNSDLVKPYENYIHTVNLFADYNHVHKISEKGDLYTITNNDRVLSPFPINQSDDTIEFGINQSLYDKENNKQIINHKLTQSLIYDNFNDFKLENIENEITYNYFLGAISNKLLYNHQDKKIIESSSNFSLTYDNVYLKLGYYMSKETENSGKENLESYSLTARYTFSDQYKLSYYTNYNIEENVRTKQGIKFSIADSCWDLDLNYERAVVATSSNFSDSRTQDILYIELFLKPLGGIKQEYKIKEEENKKVGS is encoded by the coding sequence ATGCTTAAAAAAATAATTGCAACAATAATACTCACTGTTTCATTACATGCCCAACAAGAAAAGTTTCAAATATTAGCAAATAATTTAGTGACAAAAAATGATATTGTTATTGCTACAGGAAATGTTGTTGCTTTTTCACCTTCTTATTATATAACTGCAAAAAAAGCAATTTATGATAAAAATAAAGGAACTTTTGAGTTATTTGACGATGTTATTGTATTAAAAAATAATAATGTTCAAACAAAAAGTAATTATACTTTCTTAGATATAAACACGGATGATATGTATCAAAAACCAAGTTTATATTTTGAAGAATCAAACTCTATATGGATTAGTTCAAAAGATTCTGAAAAAAAGAATGATACAATTTTTTTAGAAGAAGCAACTTTATCAAGTTGCGATTGTGTTGATCCTGATTGGAGTATTAGATTTAGTAGTGCAGATTATGATACTAAAGATAAATGGATAAATATTTATAATCCAAGAATCTACTTAAAAGAGATACCTTTAGTTTATTCTCCTTATTTAGGTTTTTCAACAGATACAAGAAGAAGAACAGGTTTGCTATATCCTACATTTGGATATTCAAAAAGTGAAGGTGGTTTTTACTCTCAGCCAATATATGTAGCTCCAGCTGATAATTATGATTTTGAATTTATACCAGATTATAGGTTTAAAAGAGGTAGGGGTATATTTGGTTATTTTAGATATGCAGATTCAATTAATTCGATGTTAAAACTTAGTGCGGGTTATTTTAAAGAATATGAAGATTATCAAAAAGAAAATGCTTTAACTAATCAGAGTCATTATGGTGTTGGTTTAAATTATGTTAGAAATAATATATTAGCACCAAATAAATTGGGATATTCAGATGGATTATATGTAGACATAAATTATTTAAATGATATTGAATATGATGTTTTAGAGAGTAATACTGAAGATGATTCTGTAGTTCAAAAAGTTGAATCAAAAATAAATTATATTTATAATACTCCTAGCTATTTTTTGGGTTCTTATTTTAGATACTATATTGATACATCTAAAACTTCAAATGGAAATACTCTTCAAGAATTACCAAAACTTCAAGCTCATACCTATACAAGGCCATTATTCTTAGATAAGTTATTAGTTTCAACAGATTTAAAGTACACTAATCATAAAAGAAATGAAGAGATAAATGCTGAACAGTATGAGTTGAGTGTTCCTTTATCTTATTCATATTCTTTATTTGATGATTATTTGAAATTAATTTTAAAACAAGAATTTAACTTTAATAAATTTATCTATTCTAATGGAAAAACTGATTATGAAGATGGTATTTATTCTGAATCTAAAACTACAGTTTCACTTAATTCTGATTTAGTTAAACCATATGAGAATTATATACATACAGTTAACTTATTTGCTGATTATAATCATGTTCATAAAATTAGTGAAAAAGGTGATTTATATACAATTACAAATAATGATAGAGTATTAAGTCCTTTTCCTATTAATCAAAGTGATGATACTATAGAGTTTGGTATAAATCAATCTTTATATGATAAAGAAAATAATAAACAAATTATTAATCATAAATTAACACAGTCCTTAATTTATGATAATTTTAATGATTTTAAATTAGAAAATATTGAAAATGAAATTACTTATAATTATTTTTTAGGTGCAATTAGTAATAAATTATTATATAATCATCAAGATAAAAAAATAATTGAAAGCTCCTCAAATTTTTCATTAACATATGATAATGTATATTTAAAACTAGGTTATTATATGTCTAAAGAAACTGAAAATTCTGGAAAAGAAAATTTAGAATCATATTCATTGACAGCTAGATATACTTTTTCAGATCAATATAAATTATCGTATTACACAAATTATAATATTGAAGAGAATGTTAGAACAAAACAGGGTATAAAGTTCTCTATTGCAGATAGTTGTTGGGACTTAGATTTAAATTATGAAAGAGCAGTTGTTGCTACATCAAGTAACTTTAGTGATTCAAGGACCCAAGATATTTTATATATTGAATTATTTTTAAAACCTTTAGGTGGAATAAAACAAGAGTATAAAATTAAAGAAGAAGAAAATAAGAAGGTGGGTAGTTAA
- a CDS encoding RDD family protein, whose translation MNNENLELASITKRIFAFLIDELIITILVYFIFWDSLVTSIANEEQLANVLASLIFPVFFVKFIYQSFFVWYYGATIGKLVLKIRVIDYYNFGRVSLSSSIIRSISRIASEYFVYIGFIFAFFTEGRQAFHDKTGRTLVVNA comes from the coding sequence ATGAATAACGAAAATCTTGAATTAGCTTCAATAACAAAACGTATTTTTGCATTTTTAATAGACGAATTAATTATAACAATTTTAGTTTATTTTATCTTCTGGGATTCTTTAGTTACAAGCATTGCTAATGAAGAACAATTAGCAAATGTATTGGCAAGTTTAATTTTCCCTGTATTTTTTGTAAAATTTATTTATCAAAGTTTTTTTGTATGGTATTATGGAGCAACAATTGGAAAATTAGTTCTAAAAATTAGAGTAATTGATTATTATAATTTTGGTAGAGTTTCATTAAGCTCATCAATAATTAGGTCAATATCAAGAATAGCAAGTGAGTATTTTGTTTATATTGGTTTTATTTTTGCTTTTTTTACAGAAGGTAGACAAGCATTTCATGATAAAACAGGAAGGACATTAGTAGTTAATGCTTAA
- the purD gene encoding phosphoribosylamine--glycine ligase, translating into MNILILGSGGREYSIGLAISKEEENHNIFFMPGNGATDNLGTNINIKDYNELANWAKENNIDLTIVGPEAPLVDGVVDIFKSNDLTIFGPSAKAAQLEGSKVYMKNILKKYNIPTAAFIETTNEKEAHDFIDTMSEPIVVKADGLCAGKGVIIAQTKGEAKEAATQMLSGESFGDAGTSIVVEEYLDGYELSIFAICDGENYKVLPAAQDHKRVGDGDTGPNTGGMGAYAPTPLVNDDIYKKVEERVIKPTLDGMKKEGAPFEGVLFIGVMVVKGEPIILEYNVRFGDPECEILMPLLETPVSELFYKGATKQLDKLDIKIKNEFGVAVVMASANYPYGSSEPAEIIVDEIVDEEISNNTHISYAGVAKEDDKLFATGGRVLLCVGFGTSIKEARDRAYKLCGQVHFAGKKCRTDIAYQALK; encoded by the coding sequence GTGAACATTTTAATACTTGGTAGTGGTGGAAGAGAATACTCAATAGGGTTAGCTATATCAAAAGAAGAAGAGAATCATAATATCTTTTTTATGCCTGGAAATGGTGCAACTGACAATTTAGGTACAAATATTAATATAAAAGATTATAATGAATTAGCAAATTGGGCAAAAGAAAATAATATAGACTTAACAATTGTAGGACCTGAAGCTCCTTTAGTAGATGGTGTTGTTGATATTTTTAAATCAAATGATTTAACTATTTTTGGACCTAGTGCAAAAGCTGCACAACTAGAAGGTTCAAAAGTTTATATGAAAAATATATTAAAAAAATATAATATACCAACAGCAGCGTTTATCGAAACTACAAATGAAAAAGAAGCTCATGATTTTATTGATACAATGAGTGAACCAATAGTTGTAAAGGCTGATGGTTTATGTGCAGGAAAAGGTGTAATTATTGCTCAAACAAAAGGTGAAGCAAAAGAAGCAGCTACGCAAATGCTAAGTGGAGAATCTTTTGGTGATGCTGGAACTTCTATAGTTGTTGAAGAGTATTTAGATGGGTATGAATTATCGATTTTTGCCATTTGTGATGGTGAAAATTATAAGGTACTTCCTGCTGCTCAAGATCATAAAAGAGTAGGGGATGGTGATACTGGACCAAATACTGGTGGTATGGGGGCATATGCTCCAACACCTTTGGTAAATGATGATATTTATAAAAAAGTTGAAGAAAGAGTTATTAAACCAACTTTAGACGGCATGAAAAAAGAAGGGGCTCCCTTTGAAGGTGTGTTGTTTATAGGTGTAATGGTTGTAAAAGGTGAACCAATTATTTTAGAATATAATGTAAGATTTGGTGATCCAGAGTGTGAAATCTTAATGCCTTTATTGGAAACTCCTGTTTCTGAATTATTTTATAAAGGTGCTACAAAACAATTAGATAAATTAGATATCAAAATTAAAAATGAATTTGGTGTTGCTGTTGTTATGGCAAGTGCAAATTATCCTTATGGTTCTTCAGAACCAGCAGAAATAATTGTAGATGAAATTGTAGATGAAGAGATTTCAAATAATACACATATTTCATATGCTGGTGTTGCAAAAGAGGATGATAAACTTTTTGCAACTGGTGGAAGAGTTTTATTATGTGTAGGATTTGGAACATCGATAAAAGAAGCTAGAGATAGAGCTTATAAGTTATGTGGTCAAGTACATTTTGCTGGTAAAAAATGTAGAACTGATATTGCATATCAAGCTTTAAAATAG
- a CDS encoding uroporphyrinogen-III synthase — protein sequence MAKIYLLSNQKHEDVQNIEIFKIEYIKSYIDLKKYDALVFTSKNGVYSLNSFNNDWKNIPSYAIAEKTAKIINKEGGNVKFIGQSGHGNDFAKELIPLLKDKKVLYIRALKVVSNLVETLKNANINIDELTTYKTVCNDNIKEKIEKNSSIIFTSPSSIECFFKIYTWDKSFKAIVIGKTTAKYLPDYVDFKISNKTSIEECIKLAMLDSF from the coding sequence ATGGCAAAGATATATCTACTTAGTAATCAAAAACATGAAGATGTTCAAAATATTGAGATCTTTAAAATAGAATATATTAAATCTTATATAGATTTAAAAAAATATGATGCTTTAGTTTTTACTTCAAAAAATGGTGTTTACTCTTTAAATTCTTTTAATAATGATTGGAAAAATATTCCCTCTTATGCTATTGCAGAAAAAACTGCAAAAATTATTAATAAAGAGGGTGGAAATGTTAAATTTATTGGTCAAAGTGGACATGGCAATGATTTTGCTAAAGAATTAATACCTTTATTAAAAGATAAAAAAGTTTTATATATTAGAGCTTTAAAAGTAGTATCAAATTTAGTTGAAACTTTAAAAAATGCTAATATAAATATTGATGAATTAACTACCTATAAAACTGTTTGTAATGATAATATAAAAGAAAAAATAGAAAAAAACTCTTCTATCATATTTACTTCTCCTTCTAGTATAGAATGTTTTTTTAAAATTTATACTTGGGATAAAAGTTTTAAAGCGATTGTAATTGGGAAAACAACAGCTAAATATTTACCAGATTATGTAGATTTTAAGATTAGTAATAAAACTTCCATTGAAGAGTGTATAAAACTTGCAATGCTGGATAGTTTTTAA
- a CDS encoding SulP family inorganic anion transporter, translated as MISINSIKNDFFGGVTAAVVALPLALAFGVASGAGATAGLYGAIILGFFASLFGGTSTQISGPTGPMTVVTATAIATFQNDFESVITVIFLAGIIQISFGVIKIGKWIKYIPYPVISGFMCGIGVIIIILQINPFIGVDSYGSVIRTIVEIPNSFKLASSDSIVLATITLIIMFFTPKSISKYIPSALIALVVVTYFAISMKYNVPTIGEIPMGLPDFKIPTSFELLHLNSIITLAITLALLGSIDTLLTSLVADSMTKTNHKPNQELIAQGIGNSLCSLVGAIPGAGATMRTVINIKSGGKTRLSGIFHALTLLVIVLFLAPLASKIPLSVLSGILIKVGFDILDYKFLKIINKVSRVDLLIMLTVFLLTIFVDLIMAVGVGITFASIVAVYKVSKRTRMQTSHVNKKFDFDINLDNRDIEILEIDGSLFFGTASILDRKIDKIKPQTKFVILNCLKVHFLDISAIFMIEEIINKLKNNDIEVVLLLKHSQKRKVLKVDSNNIFSNSKIFSNIDDAVNSIQKNEYER; from the coding sequence TTGATAAGTATAAATAGTATTAAAAATGATTTTTTTGGTGGAGTAACAGCTGCTGTTGTTGCTTTACCTTTAGCTCTTGCATTTGGAGTAGCAAGTGGAGCAGGGGCAACTGCTGGACTTTACGGCGCCATTATTTTAGGTTTTTTTGCATCTCTTTTTGGAGGCACTTCAACTCAAATTTCAGGTCCAACAGGACCAATGACAGTTGTTACAGCAACTGCTATAGCAACCTTTCAAAACGATTTTGAATCAGTTATAACTGTAATTTTCTTAGCTGGAATTATACAAATCTCTTTTGGAGTTATAAAAATTGGAAAGTGGATAAAGTATATTCCTTATCCTGTAATTTCTGGATTTATGTGTGGAATTGGCGTAATTATTATAATTTTGCAAATAAATCCATTTATTGGTGTAGATTCATATGGTTCTGTGATTAGGACTATTGTAGAGATTCCTAATAGTTTTAAATTAGCGAGTAGCGATTCAATTGTATTAGCAACAATTACTTTGATTATAATGTTTTTTACACCTAAATCTATAAGTAAATATATCCCTTCTGCCTTAATTGCATTAGTAGTTGTTACATATTTTGCAATATCTATGAAATATAATGTTCCAACTATAGGTGAGATTCCTATGGGCTTACCCGATTTTAAAATACCAACAAGTTTTGAATTATTACATTTGAACAGTATTATTACTTTAGCTATTACCTTAGCACTATTAGGTTCAATAGATACACTACTTACTTCATTAGTAGCAGATTCTATGACTAAAACTAATCACAAACCAAATCAAGAATTGATCGCACAAGGAATTGGTAACAGTTTATGCTCATTGGTTGGTGCAATACCAGGAGCAGGTGCAACTATGAGAACAGTAATAAATATAAAAAGTGGTGGGAAAACTAGACTTTCAGGTATATTTCATGCTTTAACTTTGTTAGTTATTGTACTCTTTTTAGCTCCACTTGCATCAAAAATACCTTTATCTGTTTTATCAGGTATTTTAATAAAAGTAGGTTTTGATATATTGGATTATAAATTTCTAAAGATTATAAATAAAGTATCAAGAGTTGACTTACTTATAATGCTTACTGTATTTTTACTTACTATATTTGTTGATTTAATTATGGCTGTTGGAGTTGGAATCACTTTTGCTTCAATTGTTGCAGTTTATAAAGTCTCAAAAAGAACAAGAATGCAAACATCTCATGTAAATAAAAAATTTGATTTTGATATAAATTTAGATAATAGAGATATTGAGATTTTAGAAATTGACGGTTCACTTTTTTTTGGTACCGCATCTATATTAGATAGAAAAATTGATAAAATAAAACCCCAAACAAAATTTGTAATATTAAACTGTTTAAAAGTTCATTTTTTAGATATTTCTGCAATATTTATGATTGAAGAGATTATAAATAAATTAAAAAACAATGATATTGAAGTTGTTCTTTTATTAAAACATTCTCAAAAAAGAAAAGTATTAAAAGTTGATAGTAATAATATTTTTAGTAATAGTAAAATATTTAGTAATATTGATGATGCAGTAAATTCTATACAAAAAAATGAATATGAAAGATAA
- the der gene encoding ribosome biogenesis GTPase Der, translating to MNNELKKIALIGQPNVGKSSLFNRIAKKRIAIVSDMAGTTRDIRKHEVEILERDAIMLDTGGIDDTNDEIFSNVKKKAVECAKEADIILFMVDGKRLPDEKDKELFYELQALNKKLALIVNKIDNDKELERLWSFYEFGIDEENLFGISVSHNRGTKRLFEWISNQLPPRKEEPQVLIEEDSDDFLEDFLDPIEDINKQKVEDDGEIRVAIIGRVNVGKSSILNALVGEERSVVSSIAGTTIDPVDESFEYKDKNITFVDTAGLRRRGRIEGIEKFALMRTKEMLEKANLALVVLDASKELVDLDEKIAGLVDEYGLGTIIVLNKWDENADDFKKLEEKVRSKFKFLYYAPIIAVSAKTGRSIDRLKDKLVEIYDNYSQRIPTSVLNKVIETATIRHALPSPAGNYLRIYYATQFETKPPRIALIMNKPKFLHFSYKRYLINFLRDNINFEGTPIHIVARKKGQREVDEEEIEEF from the coding sequence ATGAATAACGAGCTTAAAAAAATTGCATTGATTGGACAGCCAAATGTTGGTAAGTCATCTCTATTTAATCGTATTGCTAAAAAAAGAATTGCTATTGTTTCAGATATGGCAGGTACAACTAGAGATATTAGAAAGCATGAAGTAGAAATATTAGAAAGAGATGCAATAATGCTTGATACTGGTGGTATTGATGATACCAATGATGAGATATTTTCAAATGTTAAGAAAAAAGCTGTAGAGTGTGCAAAAGAGGCTGATATAATACTTTTTATGGTTGATGGAAAAAGATTACCAGATGAAAAGGATAAAGAACTATTTTATGAGCTTCAAGCTCTTAACAAAAAACTTGCATTGATTGTAAATAAAATTGATAATGATAAAGAGTTAGAAAGACTTTGGTCTTTTTATGAGTTTGGTATCGATGAAGAAAATCTTTTTGGGATTTCTGTTTCTCATAATAGAGGTACAAAAAGACTTTTTGAATGGATTTCAAATCAATTGCCTCCTAGAAAAGAGGAACCACAAGTTCTTATTGAAGAAGATAGTGATGATTTTTTAGAAGATTTTCTTGACCCAATCGAGGATATAAATAAGCAAAAAGTAGAAGATGATGGTGAAATAAGAGTTGCTATAATAGGAAGAGTTAATGTTGGAAAATCGTCTATTTTAAATGCACTTGTAGGGGAAGAAAGATCTGTTGTATCATCAATTGCAGGTACTACAATTGATCCAGTTGATGAATCATTTGAATATAAAGATAAAAATATTACTTTTGTAGATACAGCTGGTTTAAGAAGAAGAGGGCGAATTGAAGGTATTGAAAAATTTGCTTTAATGAGAACAAAAGAGATGTTAGAAAAAGCAAATTTAGCTCTTGTTGTATTAGATGCATCTAAAGAACTAGTTGATTTAGATGAAAAAATTGCTGGATTAGTAGATGAATATGGTTTAGGAACTATTATTGTTTTAAATAAATGGGATGAAAATGCAGATGACTTTAAAAAATTAGAAGAAAAAGTTAGAAGTAAATTTAAATTTCTTTATTATGCTCCTATTATCGCAGTTTCTGCAAAAACAGGAAGAAGTATAGATAGACTTAAAGATAAATTAGTAGAGATATATGATAATTATTCACAAAGAATTCCAACATCTGTACTTAATAAAGTAATTGAAACAGCAACAATAAGACATGCACTACCTAGTCCTGCTGGTAATTATCTTAGAATATATTATGCAACACAATTTGAAACAAAGCCTCCAAGAATTGCTCTTATTATGAATAAGCCAAAATTTTTACACTTCTCATATAAAAGATATTTGATTAATTTTTTAAGAGATAACATAAATTTTGAAGGTACACCTATTCATATTGTTGCTAGAAAAAAAGGTCAAAGAGAAGTTGACGAGGAAGAGATAGAGGAGTTTTAA